A window from Calditrichota bacterium encodes these proteins:
- the uvrB gene encoding excinuclease ABC subunit UvrB, with translation MAKFELISEYKPTGDQPQAIKELTESILRGEKYQTLLGVTGSGKTYTMANVIANVGKPALVLSHNKTLAAQLYGEFKSYFPNNAVEYFISYYDYYQPEAYLPATDTYIAKDTSINDEIDRLRLKATSSLVTRDDVIIVASVSCIYGLGSPEDYRDIFLVLQQGDRIPRNKILEKLVDLHYTRNDFDFTRGTFRVRGDVIEVIPAYEEEGFRIEMFGDEIESISRVDTLTGKTLGQQNTISIFAAKHYITSPDKLQRAIVSIREELQERLDWLRSHNKLLEAQRLEMRTNYDLEMMVEIGFCSGIENYSRHLTGRKSGERPYTLLDFFPEEFLMFIDESHVTIPQVRAMYHGDRSRKETLVENGFRLPSALDNRPLNFEEFESILKQVVFVSATPSDYELEKCDGVVVEQIIRPTGLMDPEIEVRPIKGQIDDLINEIRTRAVKGERVLVTTLTKRMAEDLTDYLSEMKLRVRYLHSEIDVLDRVQILRDLRLAEFDVLVGINLLREGLDLPEVSLVAVLDADKEGFLRSETSLMQTAGRAARNVSGKVIFYADNITQSMKKTIDETNRRRKIQKEYNEKHGITPTTIYKSVEDVLRSTRVADEKVEGYQSSRKGTRHSLAESLSDIEQNELIRHLEEEMLAASKKLDFERAAELRDEIDFLKKREKKG, from the coding sequence ATGGCAAAATTTGAATTAATATCAGAATACAAACCTACCGGCGATCAGCCGCAGGCAATCAAAGAGCTGACCGAAAGCATTTTACGCGGCGAAAAGTATCAAACTCTGCTTGGCGTGACCGGCAGCGGGAAAACTTACACCATGGCCAATGTCATCGCCAATGTGGGCAAACCGGCGCTGGTGCTTTCGCACAACAAAACGCTGGCGGCGCAATTGTACGGCGAATTCAAAAGTTATTTTCCCAATAATGCTGTGGAATATTTTATCAGTTACTACGATTACTACCAGCCCGAAGCCTATCTTCCGGCGACGGACACTTACATCGCCAAAGACACTTCCATCAACGATGAAATTGACAGATTGCGACTGAAGGCGACCAGTTCGCTGGTCACGCGCGATGATGTGATCATTGTAGCGTCTGTTTCCTGCATTTACGGACTGGGTTCGCCCGAAGATTATCGGGATATTTTTCTTGTGCTTCAGCAAGGCGACAGGATTCCGCGCAATAAAATTCTCGAAAAATTAGTGGATTTGCACTACACACGCAATGATTTTGATTTTACGCGCGGCACGTTTCGCGTGCGCGGCGACGTCATCGAAGTGATTCCTGCCTACGAAGAAGAAGGCTTCCGCATTGAAATGTTCGGTGACGAAATCGAGTCCATCTCCAGAGTAGACACGCTCACTGGCAAAACCCTTGGCCAGCAAAATACGATTTCCATTTTTGCGGCGAAACATTACATCACTTCACCGGACAAATTGCAGCGCGCGATTGTCTCCATTCGTGAAGAATTGCAGGAACGGCTGGATTGGCTTCGTTCGCACAACAAACTGCTCGAAGCGCAGCGGTTGGAAATGCGCACCAATTACGATCTGGAAATGATGGTGGAAATTGGCTTTTGTTCGGGGATTGAAAATTATTCGCGTCATTTGACGGGCAGAAAATCCGGAGAAAGACCTTACACGCTGCTCGACTTTTTTCCCGAGGAATTTCTGATGTTCATCGACGAATCACACGTGACCATTCCCCAGGTGCGCGCCATGTACCACGGAGATCGTTCGCGGAAAGAAACGCTGGTGGAAAACGGTTTTCGTCTGCCGTCGGCGCTGGACAACAGGCCACTCAATTTCGAGGAATTCGAATCCATTCTCAAGCAGGTCGTTTTTGTCTCTGCCACGCCGAGCGATTATGAATTGGAAAAATGCGACGGTGTGGTCGTCGAGCAGATCATTCGCCCCACCGGTTTGATGGATCCGGAAATTGAAGTCAGACCGATCAAGGGACAAATCGACGACTTGATCAATGAAATCCGTACCCGCGCTGTAAAAGGCGAACGCGTTTTGGTGACCACGCTGACCAAACGGATGGCTGAAGATTTAACTGATTATTTGAGTGAAATGAAACTCCGCGTGCGTTATTTGCATTCGGAAATTGATGTGCTGGATCGCGTGCAGATTTTGCGTGATTTGCGGTTAGCGGAATTTGACGTACTCGTCGGCATCAATTTGCTGCGCGAGGGTCTGGATTTGCCGGAAGTCTCGTTAGTGGCGGTGCTGGATGCGGACAAAGAGGGGTTTTTGCGCTCGGAAACTTCTCTCATGCAGACCGCCGGCCGTGCCGCCCGCAACGTGTCCGGAAAAGTCATTTTTTACGCGGACAACATCACCCAGTCCATGAAAAAAACCATCGATGAAACGAATCGTCGCCGCAAAATTCAAAAAGAGTACAACGAAAAACACGGCATCACACCGACGACAATTTACAAATCTGTGGAAGACGTGCTGCGTTCCACAAGAGTTGCCGATGAAAAAGTTGAAGGCTATCAGTCGTCGCGCAAAGGAACGCGTCATTCTCTGGCGGAATCTCTCTCTGATATTGAACAAAATGAATTGATTCGGCACCTGGAAGAAGAAATGTTAGCCGCGTCCAAAAAATTGGATTTCGAGCGCGCGGCTGAACTTCGGGACGAAATTGATTTTTTGAAAAAACGTGAGAAAAAAGGGTGA